Part of the Babylonia areolata isolate BAREFJ2019XMU chromosome 4, ASM4173473v1, whole genome shotgun sequence genome, taaataaaacttccatgcttagcaaaagaagttcctgttcgaacaaaaaatgaaaataatgactgctcttgttgttgggtcagaatatcatatcaaagtgccaagtttagagattacaaaaaatataaatataacagtaaatgcagtttgcatatgattaggcttcattttttatttttttgtgcccatcccagaggtgcaatattgttttaaacaagatgactggaaagaactggatttttcctatttttatgcctaatttggtgtcaactgacaaagtatttgcagagaaaatggcaatgttaaagtttaccacggacacacagacacacagacacacacagacaaccgaacaccaggttaaaacatagactcactttgtttacacaagtgagtcaaaaaaccattgTACACAGCGAGGCACATTTTCACAAATATTGGAATGAATAAGGAATGAGCACAACCAGGTTGGGGAACAAGCTTTTGACATGACATTGGACATCGGGTAAAAACTGGTCTTTAGCTGCCAATCTGAACATGTTCCAGTGAATAAGGCCACATTTCTCAACAGTGGAGACTGtatacatacattgatacaacAGCTAACCACCATTATGGCAGTTTCAGTCAGTCCTCACAGCACAGGAAAATCTCTGTGTTGCTCACCGTGAACAAACATTCAAGCAAAAACTCATGCCACATTAATCTCACTTCATCAAGCTTCAGCCtggaagaaacagaagcagagttTATAAGCTATGTGTTTTGTTTAtggtgcagctgtgtgtgtgtgtgtgtgtgtgtatgtgtgtgtgtttcagagagtgtgtgtatgtgtttttttcaattcagctgtgtgtatgtgcgcacgcatgcgcgcgcgtgtgtgtacatgtgagagagagagagagagactgtgtgtgtgtgcgtgtgtgtgtgtttgtgcgtacatgtgtatgtgtttgtaatcCAGctccacgaagagagagagagagtgaaatgtaCCGGGCCATCCGAATTAGAGACAGAGGTCGCAAGTGCATTTGAAGAAAACAATAtttcatgcatgcatgaaaaatGAACATCTAGATCCAGATCTAAACATCACTGCAGCCATGTCAGTGCTCTGCCTTATCATCAGCTGAAGAAGTCTGGCTTAACGCTGTTTGCAACAAAGTTTGTATTATGTTGCACTGTGGTGCTACAAAGTAATTGTTGCTAAATGTGTGATCAGATCCAGCACAACTCCAGCACACAGTTGTGCCAGCACAACTCCAGCACTCAGTTGTGCGTGGGGGTATTGTTTTAAAtgtaggtctctgtgtgtgtgtgtgtgtgtgtaactccagTGAAGTGAGCCGAACTGACAAACGGCTGACGTAATCTCAGCaaaacggggtggggtgggggggggggggggggggggggagcgttgacATCAAATGCTATGACAGTTCATCTTCAGTGACGAATTCTTCAGAGACGAATGTGTGCAGTGCTTCTTAGgaattgccgtgtgtgtgtgtgtgtgtgtttcaggtttcgCAGTGGGCAAAATCGTAGTTTTTCTTTACTCCGTAGTGCCGTAGTCAGGGGGCTTGAATCACAGAAACTACGGCAGGTCTGGCAGGGCCACCAGTCAAAACAGTGTCAACAGCGGTTATTGTCTACCTCCTTCAGTTCTTGGAACATCCGCACAATATACTCCTCAGGAGGACAAGTctgtgagagaaaaacaaacaaaaaaacattagaaAACTTAGTCACCAACATCATACAATTAGCAATTGGCAAGCTTTTCTTACCAACACTATACACATACATTCTCCATAACGTTACAGGTAAATGAATACATATTTTGGTCTTTTTAAAGAGCTCGTCAAATACCTGCTCTTGTGGGCACACTTTACACAACTCGTTTCTTCCCCCTCCATAAATAAATTTAATGAGACTGAAAGTGAAAACATTGTTTTGGTTTTGAATGCCGACTGAATAAAATAAACTACAGAGAATGCCTCCTATACACACACTGCCTATTTTCTTCAGGTGCATACCAAATAATCATACTGTGCAACaattattatatataaaaaagaagaagagagaaacataGTTAATGCCATACAAATGTTTCAACCAACTTCTGAACAAGTCAGGAATTAACATGGGTGCAACTGCcagagaactaaaaaaaaaacaaaggtgggCTGCAGAGAAGACTAACACACTGAAACTTATCAAATACAACTACATATACCTGTTGAAAATAAAGTAATatttcatagagagagagagagagagagagagactgacagggagagatatatatatatatatatgtcctcagagagacagagacagacagaatcaagagactgagagggaaagagagagagagagacagatatgtcctcatagagacagagacagacagaatcaaaagagagggagatatatatatatatatatatgtcctcagagagacaaagagagacagacagaatcaagagagagagaggaagagggatatatatatatatatatatatatatatatatatatatatatgtcctcagagagacagaatcaagagagagggagagggatatatatatatatatatatatatatatatatatgtcctcaaagagacagagagagacagacaggatcaagagagagagagagagggagagggatatatatatatatatatatatatatatatacacatacatatatgtcctcagagagacagacagaatcaagagagagagcgagggagagggatatatatatatatatatatatgtatgtcctcagagagacagaatcaagagagagggagagggagagagagatatatatgtcctcagagagacagagacagacagaatcaagagagagagggagagagagagatatatgtcctcagagagacagacagaatcaagagagagaaagagagggagagagagagatatatgtcctcagagagacagaatcaagagagagggagacagagagagatatatgtcctcagagagacagaatcaagagagagggagagggagagagagagacagaatcaaacaggcaacaaacaacaaagacgtGTGGAACAAAAGGACAGTGCTGTggcaccaaacaaaaaaaaccccacactcacacacacacaaacacacacacacaaacagaaggcccctcctcctcctcacccggTTGGAAGGCATGAGATTCAGCTTCAACTGCACCAGGCTCAACAGCCCGGACCTCAGCAGAGCTGCCAGCAGCTCCTTGTACGTCCCAAGGGACTCCTCCCACCGGGGAGCCTTATCCACATGGCCCAGCCTCACCGATCCGCACAGGGTTTCAAAGTCCAATGCCTCTGGTCCCGCCGTCAGCCACAGCTCAAAGAAGAGAGTTTCCACGTCCTCTGTCCACTGGCTGGGCTGGCGGAATACTAccagagcagcagcagaagcaagaAAGCAggttaaaaaataatttttaaatgtgGTAAAAAAATTTTTCGCAACATTACTCATTTGTATAGTATTGTTGTAGAAATCCAACCTGGCAGCTGAATTATCAGGAAGGAATAATTAGTgatgaaacagcagcagcagaagcaggttaaaaaaaaaaaaaaaaaaaaaggtggtcaacaattttctgggggtttttttgtgcaaCATTACTAGTATTGTTGTGGATAAGAGAGAATAATtctagaacaagagaggcaaagcatTCATGTCTCATATGCAATTCccataggttaaaaaaaaatttttaataaaaaaaatcccccccccagcAAATAAAAAAGTACTGGCTGCCAACAGGCAGGAAAATGAACATAAAACTCAATAATGTACACAAAATAGACTCCTGGAAATCACTGAGTTACTCATTCAATGAACAGTTCAGAGCAGCAGATACTTCAGCCATGCATTCATAcccctcttcttctgccgtccaaACATTCTCAGTACACATTCGGGGGAggaaattgagagagaaagaaaacagacaaaaacagaacaggagcgttttaaacacacacacacatacttacttaTAGCAACAGCAAGCTCCTCAAATGAATACAGGATCACCGACAGCATCTTCATAGCCAGCTCCTGCACACAGGTGTTCATGCAATATGTTTGCTATAGTGTTTCATGAATGGTATCACACACCTTTTGAATCAGTATAATTTCAAATTACTCCGTCATAAACCAGCCAAGAAAAATAGGTGCTGAAGAGTTGTAGaaaaacagattttaaaaaaaaagagagagagagggggttgaatGAGAGatcaggtgagagacagacagacagacaaagacagaaagagcgaaagtgagagcaagagagagagagagagtgtacaaaAGCAATCTGAGCATGACCAAATGAGAATGagaaaactactttttttttatcaatcactCCTCTCAGGTCTATCTGCAAATCCAGTTAACACAACTGGACCATCTGAACTTGGTTTTTTAGTCTCTGAAACATCCACcctagacatacagagagagagagagagagagagagagtgtgtgtgcatgcacgtgtgtgtgtgtatgcaagtatgTGCACAtgtttatgcgtgcatgtgggtgatTTACTGCTGGCTAAAACTTGTAAGTAcaaatcataaaaataaaaatataaagaaaCTCACACTCTCACCACTCGTAACTATCaaacttaactctttccatacgaacggcgaaagagacgacgttaacagcgtttcaccccaagtaccatcatcaaaatattgcaagcggaaggctcttatactgaagacgtgaatgctgacaaagaataccacaattctgacgacggaagctaaaggttgggtcattcagacacccactggacatccgagtggtctgtgtacaggagaagagaggactggccatactgagtgagttaattcaaaaCAGatgaaaagaagcacacacaaactGCTGGCTCATAGTTGCCCCAAGAAGACATGAACCACTTACATCTTTGTCGGCAACCATTTTCACCATGCTGGAAAGTAGggtcttcagttctttctgatcCAGATCTTTCTCCGTCACAAGGAGGTCATACATCATGTCCTGTACAGGAGATTGAAGCATAAATTTAAACACCATTTTATAGACTCACAGACAACATGAAGAAAACTCAGAAAAAACGGAGAGTAAGCGATCAAGTGTAAGCGATCAAGTGTAAAAATTAAAAACCTAAATCCtacaaatctaaaaaaaaaattcaaagtctaaaaaaaaaatctaaataaattcataaaacttggaaagggtgtgtaacttttgttacatgtAAAACATACTTGTCGTCTTTGTTTAAGCATGATttattttgttgcaaatcattaacattagcgagtgtgtgtgtgtgcgtgcgtgggtgtgcgtttttgcatgTTTCgtagacatcgttggactgaagttgtgattcaatgagtatgtattgttatcgTATCCTGCAcgccccaaaaggggcaaaaggattaaatttctttgaattttgaaaaaaaaaattttttttcagaatCTCAGTATGTGAAGAAATTCAGAAATGGTAGGGGAAGAAGTCAATGTGTAAAGTCACACGGGGGGTTGGGAAAAAGGTAGGGGAAAGaaggagagtgacagagtgagtgtgtgtttgcaagtgtcagagtgtgaatgaatgtgtgcgcaagtgtgtgtatgtacatgcacatacacgcctGTGTCGGGGGAGTttacaacaaaaaatgacaaagcTCTTTTACCTGCATATCCCTCAGGACATAGACGACCAAGCCTGATCCAAGTTTCTCTTCAGGAGGAACTAAGTCGCGCTTGCAAACACCCCTTGACGCTGAACGAGCATCTCCGGAGGACACGAGTATTTCTGCAGCAGACAGGGACATCTCCCCTGCTCCGTCACCACCATCTGCCTTGTGTTCTTCCGCAGATGGGTCTCCCATCACCCATTCGGGTTCCGGTAAGCAATTCCAAGACAAGGCACGAGCAGCTTTCGCCCTCTGCCGCCTCagcttcttcctcgtcctcttgCTACTTGAGCTGTGCCATTCCTGTGCGCTCGACCCCAAGTCCATGCCCGTTTCTTCCGTGCTGTTTGCAGGGCCTGGGTCAGAAGCGACAGACAGCGGACTGCTTGAACCAGACTCAGGCTGTCTCTCCCCAACCTCCGCAGCCGGCTGATCGGCAGCATCTGTTAACGCTGCAGGGCTCTCATCCTTTTGGCCACCACCAAAGACATCAAAGATGGGAAACACCCAATAGCACGCCTCTTGGCTCACCATCTTCAATGTGAGGTGGCCGAGGATCGGCACAGGGTCACCGTCATTCCTCTCAGCCATGGGCAGCCTGCTGTTATTCGGCACGAAGGTCAAATTATAGAAATAGTCCAGGAAGCTGGGCTCTGGCTTGGGCTCCGATTCCAACTCTTCCTGTCTTTTCTTATCCCATTTCATACGCTCCTGTCTGCCCATCTTTTGGAGCTCCTGTGCCTGTTTGGAAGTTTCAAGAGACAACTTCTTGTAGAAGGCAcctgtgatagaaaaaaaaacatgaaaaaggtTGTAATTCTGGCCTGTTTAATTAAGAAACTATACCTGATGCTCAAGAACAATAAATACTGTTAGTCAaactgtaatacaatacaattattcaAAAAGTGCAGACTATTCAGATGACTGCAATCATGAAGTGATCTAACAACAGACAGATGAAATGGACATTACAGACCCCCATCATAAAAATGTAAAGACAGCAATATCTCCTGCACCAACAAGCCGGCACGGTGTTCTGTGTGAGTGGATCTGTCAATTTCATGAAAACAGACCTTTTTTTCaaccctcacccttcaccctctgagttatctgtatttctctttttatgacaacacatttctctgtgtgaaattcaggctgctctccccagggagagtgacactacctacagcaccacccattttgggggtattttttcctgcgtgcagttttattagttttttttctatcaaagtggacttttctacagaattttgccaggaacaactgttttgttgccatgggttcttctacatgcgctaagtgcatgctgcacacaggacctcggtttatcgcctcatctgaatgactagcatccaggccaccactcaaggtctagtggagggggagaaaatattggcgactgagccgtgatttgaaccagcacgctcagattctctcgcttcctaggcggacgtgttacctgtaggccatcactccactacgttTACGTCATTGTTAAAATATCCCAAGCCCCTGGTCACTGGGGAGCGTGTTTCTACATAAACAAATTGGAAGTAAAAAGGTTCAACCCTGTCTTACTATTCCGCGCCCATGAAATGTCTGGCCCTTCCAGTACATTAACTGTCTCCCAGGTCAAGGCGTGTGCAGGTCTGCTAGTGCCTTAATCTCTTTCATGTgtag contains:
- the LOC143281533 gene encoding uncharacterized protein LOC143281533 encodes the protein MQVGLPKGTFSTYKFAVRMAVTYLRKNVGKWMSTGTTYRAFYKKLSLETSKQAQELQKMGRQERMKWDKKRQEELESEPKPEPSFLDYFYNLTFVPNNSRLPMAERNDGDPVPILGHLTLKMVSQEACYWVFPIFDVFGGGQKDESPAALTDAADQPAAEVGERQPESGSSSPLSVASDPGPANSTEETGMDLGSSAQEWHSSSSKRTRKKLRRQRAKAARALSWNCLPEPEWVMGDPSAEEHKADGGDGAGEMSLSAAEILVSSGDARSASRGVCKRDLVPPEEKLGSGLVVYVLRDMQDMMYDLLVTEKDLDQKELKTLLSSMVKMVADKDELAMKMLSVILYSFEELAVAIIFRQPSQWTEDVETLFFELWLTAGPEALDFETLCGSVRLGHVDKAPRWEESLGTYKELLAALLRSGLLSLVQLKLNLMPSNRTCPPEEYIVRMFQELKEVDNNRC